A single genomic interval of Antarcticibacterium arcticum harbors:
- a CDS encoding LacI family DNA-binding transcriptional regulator, with protein MKKKLTLKQIAKELDVSVSTVSKALRDSVEISEDTRQKIKAFAKLYNYKPNNIALSLKNKKTKTIGVIIPEIVHHFFTTVISGIEQVANKRGYNVIICMSNNSFDKEVINMEMLANGSTDGFILSVAKETQQRGDYHHLLEVINQGMPLVMFDRVIDEIECDKVIIDDTIGAREAVQHLIDIKCKNIALITTVDYVSVGKLRTQGYHEALVHNNMKINDDLILKVEDFDHSEEEIRKFLSGKDIDGVFAVNEHFAIYAIKAFHENGLRVPQDVSVVGFTNGELSKQFIPSLTTVSQHGAEMGAQAARLLIKKLENDEGEEEPYETIIVETSLIERNSTKR; from the coding sequence ATGAAGAAGAAATTAACTTTAAAACAAATAGCCAAAGAATTAGATGTTTCTGTATCTACCGTTTCCAAGGCATTAAGAGATAGTGTAGAGATAAGCGAAGATACCAGGCAAAAGATAAAAGCATTTGCAAAACTCTATAATTATAAGCCCAATAATATAGCCCTGAGCCTGAAGAATAAAAAGACCAAGACAATAGGGGTTATCATACCGGAAATTGTACACCATTTTTTTACGACCGTTATAAGCGGTATAGAACAGGTTGCTAATAAGCGGGGTTATAATGTTATAATTTGTATGTCCAATAATTCCTTTGACAAAGAGGTGATCAACATGGAAATGCTTGCCAATGGAAGTACAGACGGATTTATTTTAAGCGTAGCCAAAGAAACCCAGCAAAGGGGAGATTATCACCATTTGCTGGAAGTGATCAACCAGGGGATGCCTTTGGTGATGTTTGACAGGGTAATTGATGAAATAGAATGTGATAAAGTAATAATTGACGATACAATTGGTGCACGCGAGGCGGTGCAGCATTTAATAGATATAAAATGTAAGAACATTGCCCTTATTACCACCGTAGATTATGTGAGTGTGGGAAAATTGCGTACCCAAGGTTATCACGAGGCACTGGTTCATAATAATATGAAGATCAATGATGACCTTATTCTTAAAGTGGAGGATTTTGACCACAGCGAGGAAGAAATAAGAAAATTTTTATCTGGGAAAGATATAGACGGGGTTTTTGCGGTAAATGAACACTTCGCTATTTATGCCATTAAGGCTTTTCATGAGAATGGTCTTAGGGTTCCGCAGGATGTTTCGGTGGTAGGTTTTACCAATGGAGAATTGTCCAAACAATTCATTCCAAGTTTAACCACAGTAAGCCAGCATGGAGCCGAAATGGGGGCCCAGGCAGCGAGGTTATTAATCAAAAAACTGGAGAATGATGAAGGGGAAGAGGAGCCTTATGAAACAATAATCGTAGAGACCAGCCTTATTGAACGCAATTCTACAAAACGCTGA
- a CDS encoding MFS transporter: MQKRNLSFWEIWNMSFGFLGIQFGFALQNANTSRIFETLGANVEDIPILWIAAPVTGLVVQPIIGYFSDRTWTRLGRRRPYFLIGAILSSLALFIMPNSPTLWVAAGTLWIMDASINISMEPFRAFVGDNLPERQRTLGFSMQSFFIGTGAVVGSALPWVFTNWIGLSNTAPEGIIPDSVKWSFYVGGVVFFLAVLWTVVKSREYSPLQLAAFEKARLEVSPARVEVTNKKANIRNQFMSGLIMTITGLVVSTVIYYNELTKELYILFVGLVIIGLLFMIVSQLRSKDVRNGFTIIMTDMLNMPATMKQLAWVQFFSWFALFSMWIYTTQAVTGHVFGTTDPTSVLYNDAADWVTIMFGVYNGVAAAVAFLLPVLARRTSNKFTHMLALIAGGLGLLSIYFISDKIGLIMAMVGVGIAWASILSIPYAMLSGALPSAKMGYYMGVFNFFIVIPQIVAATILGFLVKEFFNNEPIYALIIGGFAMILSGLLTLRVKTNIKLDISVQK; the protein is encoded by the coding sequence ATGCAAAAACGTAACCTTAGTTTTTGGGAGATCTGGAACATGAGTTTCGGATTCCTTGGTATACAATTTGGTTTTGCCTTACAAAATGCAAACACCTCCCGAATTTTTGAGACCCTTGGAGCAAATGTCGAAGACATTCCCATTTTATGGATTGCTGCACCTGTTACCGGTCTGGTCGTACAACCTATAATAGGTTATTTTAGCGATCGTACCTGGACCAGGCTGGGTAGAAGAAGACCATATTTTCTAATAGGAGCCATCCTTTCTTCCCTCGCGCTTTTTATAATGCCAAATTCTCCCACTTTATGGGTAGCAGCAGGAACGCTGTGGATCATGGATGCTTCAATTAATATTTCCATGGAGCCGTTCAGGGCTTTTGTTGGAGATAATCTACCCGAACGGCAGCGCACGCTCGGGTTTTCAATGCAAAGTTTTTTTATAGGTACAGGGGCCGTAGTTGGTTCTGCCTTGCCCTGGGTATTTACCAATTGGATAGGGTTGAGCAATACAGCACCTGAAGGAATAATCCCAGACTCAGTAAAATGGTCGTTTTATGTGGGGGGTGTAGTTTTCTTCCTGGCAGTACTATGGACAGTAGTGAAATCCAGAGAGTATTCCCCTTTACAACTCGCCGCTTTTGAAAAAGCCAGGCTTGAGGTAAGTCCTGCAAGGGTTGAGGTAACAAATAAAAAAGCCAATATAAGAAACCAGTTCATGTCCGGCCTTATCATGACCATAACCGGTCTTGTGGTTTCTACCGTGATTTATTATAACGAGTTAACCAAGGAATTATACATCCTTTTTGTTGGACTTGTAATTATTGGTCTCCTTTTCATGATCGTTTCACAATTGCGAAGCAAAGATGTAAGGAATGGTTTTACCATTATAATGACAGATATGCTAAATATGCCCGCAACTATGAAACAACTTGCCTGGGTACAGTTTTTTTCCTGGTTCGCGCTTTTCTCCATGTGGATCTATACTACCCAGGCAGTTACCGGCCACGTTTTTGGTACTACAGATCCCACATCTGTCCTTTATAATGATGCTGCAGACTGGGTGACAATAATGTTCGGGGTGTATAACGGGGTTGCGGCCGCGGTGGCGTTCCTTTTACCGGTACTTGCCAGGAGAACCAGTAATAAATTTACACATATGCTCGCTCTTATTGCCGGGGGGCTTGGTTTGCTTTCTATTTATTTTATTTCAGATAAAATTGGTCTTATCATGGCCATGGTTGGAGTTGGTATTGCCTGGGCAAGTATCTTATCTATCCCGTATGCCATGCTTTCAGGAGCTTTGCCTTCAGCAAAAATGGGATATTATATGGGGGTGTTTAATTTCTTTATTGTGATACCCCAAATTGTAGCAGCAACAATACTAGGATTTTTAGTGAAGGAATTTTTTAATAATGAACCTATTTATGCATTGATCATAGGTGGGTTTGCAATGATACTCTCAGGGCTTCTAACCCTGCGTGTAAAAACAAATATAAAACTGGATATAAGTGTACAAAAATAA
- the pgmB gene encoding beta-phosphoglucomutase, whose protein sequence is MYKNKGIIFDLDGVIVDTAKFHYLAWRKLANDLGFDITEEQNEELKGVSRVRSLEKILDWGNVKLSQDNFMEQMALKNDNYLSYISTMTQKDILPGVQDVLNFFTENNIPIALGSASKNARSILEKTGLHQKFTAVVDGNDVEKAKPDPEVFLIAAEKLGIEPVNCIVFEDSQAGVQAANIAGMISIGIGSKEVLHEADYVFANFEEIEMNFLKKLLTQ, encoded by the coding sequence GTGTACAAAAATAAAGGGATAATATTTGATCTTGACGGTGTAATAGTTGACACGGCAAAATTTCACTACCTCGCTTGGCGAAAGCTGGCCAATGACCTTGGGTTTGATATTACAGAAGAGCAAAATGAAGAATTAAAGGGTGTAAGCCGGGTGAGATCTTTAGAAAAGATCCTGGATTGGGGAAATGTAAAACTATCACAGGATAATTTTATGGAGCAAATGGCCCTTAAAAATGACAATTACCTGTCCTATATTTCCACAATGACCCAAAAAGATATTCTGCCCGGTGTGCAGGACGTTTTGAATTTTTTTACTGAAAATAATATCCCAATTGCTTTGGGATCTGCCAGTAAAAATGCCAGATCTATCCTGGAAAAAACGGGGCTTCATCAAAAGTTTACGGCAGTTGTAGATGGTAATGATGTGGAGAAAGCAAAGCCGGATCCAGAAGTTTTTTTAATTGCCGCAGAAAAACTTGGTATTGAGCCAGTTAATTGTATTGTTTTTGAAGACTCCCAGGCAGGAGTCCAGGCAGCAAATATTGCAGGAATGATAAGTATTGGAATTGGCAGTAAAGAGGTACTACATGAAGCCGATTATGTATTTGCCAATTTTGAAGAAATAGAAATGAATTTTTTAAAAAAATTATTGACACAATAG
- a CDS encoding glycoside hydrolase family 65 protein — MNQDYIKPDNWSIIEEGFEGGRVKSSESLFSIGNGAMGQRANFEENYSGETFQGSYIAGVYYPDKTKVGWWKNGYPEYFAKVLNAPNWIGIEVLVNGEIFDLHTCKNIEDFRRELNMKEGWYQRSFIATLPNDEKIRIVATRFLSMEIDELGAIDYSVELLTEAAEITLRPYLDSSITNTDANWEEKFWQTLKVKTEGDQAFITAKTLKTEFHACTFMQSKVLLNNKELNAQFEEEILQDKVTFSYSQKVEKGQTLSLQKFAGYVTDMNHERNDLVDAAKAVLAKGMDHGFEALLNMQKEAWARIWEMADISIDGDIKAQQGIRFNIFQLNQTYSGKDERLNIGPKGFTGEKYGGSTYWDTEAYCIPFYMATKDQQVARNLLTYRYNHLEKAIENAGKLGFKNGAALYPMVTMNGEESHNEWEITFEEIHRNGAIVFAIYNYVRFTGDFDYIPEKGLEVIIAVARFWQQRANFSTPKNKYVILGVTGPNEYENNVNNNWYTNYIAQWCLEYCVSMVEKVKDGHKEDFDRIAGLTSLTDAELLAMKEVADNMYFPFSEEYEVYLQQDNFLDKEIIPVSKLEKSQRPINQKWSWDRILRSCYIKQADVLQGFYFFEDNFSIEELEKHFKFYEPLTVHESSLSPCVHSIQAAKLDRMEQAYEFYLRTSRLDLDDYNNEVEEGCHITSMAGTWMSIVEGFGGMRIVNDQLSFTPRIPEQWNAYSFKVNFRNQIIKVEVTAGKTSFYLEGTDSLDILVNGKKETIGLNTPLAV; from the coding sequence ATGAATCAGGATTATATAAAACCAGACAACTGGTCCATAATTGAAGAAGGTTTTGAAGGAGGACGTGTTAAATCTTCTGAAAGTTTATTCAGCATAGGAAATGGAGCAATGGGCCAAAGGGCCAATTTTGAAGAGAATTACAGTGGGGAGACCTTTCAGGGCAGTTATATTGCGGGAGTTTATTATCCCGATAAAACAAAAGTGGGCTGGTGGAAGAATGGTTATCCGGAGTATTTTGCCAAGGTGCTTAATGCTCCTAACTGGATTGGAATTGAAGTATTGGTAAACGGGGAAATTTTTGACCTGCACACCTGTAAAAATATTGAAGATTTTCGCAGGGAACTTAATATGAAGGAAGGGTGGTATCAAAGAAGCTTTATCGCCACGCTGCCTAATGATGAAAAAATCAGGATAGTAGCTACCAGATTTTTATCAATGGAAATTGATGAGCTTGGGGCAATAGATTATTCCGTAGAACTTTTAACGGAAGCAGCCGAGATTACCTTAAGACCTTACCTGGACAGTAGTATTACAAATACCGATGCTAACTGGGAAGAAAAATTCTGGCAAACTCTTAAGGTAAAAACCGAAGGAGACCAGGCTTTTATAACCGCCAAAACCCTTAAAACCGAATTCCATGCCTGTACCTTTATGCAATCAAAGGTATTGCTGAATAATAAGGAGTTGAATGCACAATTTGAAGAGGAAATTCTTCAGGATAAAGTCACTTTCTCTTACAGTCAAAAGGTTGAAAAGGGACAAACTTTAAGCTTGCAGAAGTTTGCAGGTTATGTGACAGATATGAACCATGAGAGAAATGACCTGGTTGATGCGGCGAAAGCCGTACTGGCAAAAGGTATGGATCATGGCTTTGAAGCTTTGCTGAACATGCAAAAAGAGGCATGGGCCAGAATATGGGAAATGGCAGATATTTCAATAGATGGAGATATCAAAGCCCAGCAGGGAATTAGATTCAATATCTTTCAGCTCAACCAAACATATTCCGGGAAGGATGAACGACTTAATATTGGACCGAAAGGGTTTACGGGAGAAAAGTATGGTGGCAGTACCTATTGGGATACCGAAGCATATTGTATTCCTTTCTACATGGCCACCAAGGACCAGCAGGTCGCCAGAAATTTATTGACCTATCGCTATAACCACCTGGAAAAAGCAATTGAAAATGCCGGAAAGTTAGGCTTTAAAAATGGTGCAGCTTTGTATCCTATGGTAACCATGAACGGGGAAGAAAGCCATAATGAATGGGAGATCACCTTTGAAGAAATTCACCGGAATGGGGCCATAGTTTTTGCCATCTATAATTACGTGCGTTTTACGGGAGATTTTGATTACATACCGGAAAAGGGTCTGGAAGTTATTATTGCAGTAGCAAGATTTTGGCAACAACGGGCGAACTTTAGTACTCCCAAAAACAAATATGTGATCCTTGGGGTTACCGGGCCAAATGAATATGAAAATAACGTAAATAATAACTGGTACACCAACTACATCGCGCAGTGGTGCCTGGAATATTGCGTTTCAATGGTAGAAAAAGTGAAGGACGGGCATAAGGAAGATTTTGATCGAATCGCCGGGCTCACCAGTTTAACAGATGCTGAACTCCTCGCGATGAAAGAAGTGGCAGATAATATGTATTTCCCTTTTTCAGAAGAGTATGAAGTGTACCTGCAACAGGATAACTTCCTTGACAAGGAAATTATTCCGGTTTCAAAATTGGAAAAGTCACAACGCCCAATCAATCAAAAATGGAGTTGGGACAGGATCCTGCGTTCCTGCTATATTAAGCAGGCAGATGTTTTACAGGGATTTTATTTTTTTGAAGATAATTTCAGTATAGAAGAACTGGAAAAGCATTTTAAATTTTATGAGCCGCTAACGGTACATGAATCTTCCCTTTCTCCTTGTGTACATAGTATACAGGCCGCAAAACTGGACCGTATGGAACAGGCTTATGAATTTTACCTGCGTACATCGAGACTGGATCTTGATGATTATAATAACGAGGTGGAAGAAGGTTGCCATATTACCAGTATGGCGGGTACATGGATGAGCATTGTAGAAGGTTTCGGCGGAATGAGGATTGTAAATGACCAGTTAAGTTTTACCCCGAGAATCCCTGAACAATGGAATGCATATTCCTTTAAAGTAAACTTCCGTAACCAGATCATCAAAGTAGAAGTTACGGCGGGCAAGACTAGTTTTTATCTGGAGGGTACAGATTCTCTGGACATTCTGGTGAATGGAAAAAAAGAAACTATAGGCCTTAATACGCCGCTTGCGGTCTAA